One Vicinamibacterales bacterium genomic window, TGGCTGGACCGCACGCGCGGCGTCGGCGTGATCAGCTACGACGACTGCTGCCGGTGGGGGCTCTTCGGCCCGATCGCCCGCGCCGCCGGCGGCGACTACGACGTGCGCCGGGCGTTTCCCTACTGTGATTACGACACCTACGAGTTCGACGTGATTGGCGCCTCGAACGGCGACGTCTACGATCGCTACCTCACCCGCATGGCCGAGATGCGCGAAAGCGTCAAGATCTGCAACCAGGCCCTCGAGCGCATCGACCCGGTCGGGGCGTGGGCGTGCGACGACAAGCGCGTCGTGCCGCCGCCCAAGGACCAGGTCTACACCGAGATGGAAGCGCTGATTCAGCACTTCCTGATTTACTCGCAGGGCTTCAAGGTGCCGGCGGGCGATGCCTACGTCCCGGTCGAAGGCCCGCGCGGCGAGCATGGCTGTTACGTGGTGTCGGACGGCACCAACCGGCCGTGGCGGGTGCACATGCGCGCGCCCGGACTGTTTGCCTGCCAGGCCCTGCACAAGTTCGTCGTCGGCGGCATGATCGCGGACGTGATTGCCGTGATCGGCTCGCTTGACGTCGTGATGGGAGACGTCGATCGATGAGCTTTCATCCGACGATGCCGTACGGCACGGAGGGTTGGCATCGCTCGATGCGGGCCACGCTGCCGGAGGGCCCGGAGTTCGCGTACCGCGCCGAGGCGCGCGCGAAGTTCGAGGAGTTTGCCGCGCATTACGCGCCCGAGCATCGCAAGTCGGCGACGCTGCACGCGCTGTACCTGGCGCAGGAGCAGCAGGGCTACATCAGCAACAACGTGACCCGGCACGTGGCCCAGGTGATTGGCTGCACCACCGCCGAGGTCGAGGACGTCGTCTCCTATTACGTGATGTTCCACCGCAACCCAGTGGGCAAGTACGTGCTGCAGGTCTGCACCACGTTGTCGTGCGCGCTGGCCGGCGCCGAGCGCGTGGTTGAAGAGCTCGAACACAAGCTTGGCATCAAGGCCGGCCAGACCGACCCGACCGGCATGTTCACCATCCAGCAGATGGAATGCCTCGGCGCCTGCGATCGCGCGCCGGTGATGATGGTGAACAACGACCACTGGCATGAACACCTCGCGCCCGAGTCGGCCGGCGCCCTGATCGACCAGATGAAGACCGAGGGCCTCAAGGCGCTTGGCGGTTGCCACCTCGCCATCGAGGGCCGTCCCGAAAGCGAGTGGCGGGGCAAGACCACGACGCCGGTGAAGCCGAAGGCGGTGCCCGACTACGAACCCGTGCTGACGAAGTACGCGTTCACGCCGGGTGGTGCGGAGTTCGATCACTACGTCAAGAACCAGGCGGGCTACGAAGGGCTGAAGAAGGCCCTCGGCATGACGCCCGACGCCGTGATTGAAGACGTCAAGAAATCAGGCCTGCGCGGCCGCGGCGGCGCCGGCTTCCCGACCGGCCTCAAGTGGCAGTTCGTCGACAAGAAGTCGCCCAAGCCGAAGTTCATCGTCTGCAACGCCGACGAGAGCGAGCCGGGCACCTTCAAGGACCACCTGCTGATGGAGCGCAACCCCCACCTGCTGGTGGAAGGCTGCCTGATTGGCTGCTACGCCATTGGTTCGAAGGCGGCGTACATCTACATCCGCGGCGAGTTCTACCATTTGTTCCCCGCCATGCAGAAGGCGATCGACGATGCGCGCCAGGCGGGCTACGTCGGCAAGAACATCATGGGCTCGGGCTTCGACTGCGAGGTCTACCTGCACCGCGGCGCCGGCGCCTACGAGGCCGGTGAAGAAACCGCGCTGCTCGAATCGCTTGAAGGCAAGCGCGCGCAGCCGCGCTTCAAGCCGCCCTTCCCCGCGGTGGAGGGCGCCTGGGGGTGCCCCACGGCGGTTAACAACGTGGAGACGCTGTGCAACGTGCCGCTGGTGATGACCCGCGGCGCCGAGTGGTTTGCCGCCCTCGGCCCCGAGAAGAACGGCGGCCCGAAGCTGTTCTGCGTGAGCGGCGCCGTCAGGCGCCCCGGCGTGTTCGAAGCGCCGATGAAAGTCACGCTCAGGGAACTGATTTTCGACTACGCCGGCGGCCCGCTCGACGGCCACACGTTGAAGGCCGTGATCCCGGGCGGTTCGTCGGTGCCGATCCTGCTGCCCGATCAGATCGACATCCCGGCGAGCTTTGACGACGTCCAGAGGGCGGGATCGCTGCTCGGTTCGGCGGCGATCATGGCGCTCGATGAGACCACCGACATGGTGTGGCTGGCCGACAACCTGCTGCACTTCTATCGCCACGAGTCGTGCGGCAAGTGCACGCCGTGCCGCGAAGGCACCGACTGGCTGTATCGCATCCTGCACCGCATGATGAACGGCCAGGCCACGGAAAAGGACATCGCGCTGCTCGGCAGCGTGGCTAATCAGATCAACGGCAAGACGCTGTGCGCCTTCGGCGATGCGGCCGCGACGCCGGTGCTGACGACCCTCAAGTTGTTCAAGCCAGAGTTCGAGGCGTATGTGAAGGGCACGCAGCCCAAGCCGGCCGCGTATCGCGCGCACACCAAGGCGGAGGCGCACTAACGTGGCCGACATCATCGCCTGGGTCACGTCGCCGACCTTCATCGCCTACGCCACGCTGGTTGGCGTGGTGTTCATGGCGCTGCAGATTTCGGCGGCCGTGATGGTCTACGCCGAGCGCAAGGTCGCGGCGTTCATGCAGCAGCGCATGGGTCCGACGCTGGTCGGTCCCAAGGGCCTGCTGCAGCCGATTGCCGACATCGTCAAGCTGTTCTTCAAGGAAGAGCTGCGGCCGAAGGCGGCGGACGCCTTCCTGTTCTCGCTGGCGCCCATCATCTCGGTGACCACCGCCTTCCTGGCGTTCGCGCCGGTGCCGTTCGGCGCGCCCACCACCTTCTTCGGCCTGCTCGACGAGCCGATGGCGCTGATGATCTCGGACGTCAACGTCGCGGTGCTGGTGATCTTCGCCGTCGCCTCGATGGGTGTCTACGGCATCGTGCTGGCCGGGTGGGCGAGAACTCGAAGTACTCGCTGCTGGGCGGCCTGCGCAGCTCGGCGCAGATGATCAGCTACGAGCTGGCCTACGGCATGTCGCTGGCCACGGTGGTGATGTTCGCCGGCTCGATGTCGCTGCGGGAGATCGTCGGCGGGCAGCAGGGCTACTGGTTCGGCTTCATCCCGCAGTGGAACATCTTCCTCCAGCCGATCGCGTTTTTCGTGTTCGCGTGCGCCGGCATTGCCGAGACCAACCGCGCGCCGTTCGACTTCCCCGAGGCCGAGCAGGAGCTGGTGGCCGGCTATCACACCGAGTACAGCTCGATGCGCTTCGCCATGTTCTTCATGGCCGAATACATCAACATGGTCACGGTCTCGGCGGTCGCGGTCAACCTGTTCCTGGGCGGCTGGCATGGCCCGTTCATCCCGGCTGAGTACGGCTGGATCTGGTTCCTGATCAAGCTGGCGTTCCTGTTGTTCTGTTACCTGTGGCTGCGCTGGACGCTGCCGCGCTTCCGGTACGACCAGTTGATGTCGTTCGGGTGGAAGGTGCTGCTGCCGTTGGCCACGGTCAACCTGCTTCTCTCAGCCGCGGGGGTGCTCTACTTTGGCCTCTGACGCGCTGCTCTTTTACCTGTTCGCCGGCGCCGCGGTGCTCGGCGCGCTGCTGGTCGTCTCCCAGAGGAACCCGGTCTACAGCGTGCTGGCGCTGATCGGGTCGTTCTTCGGGCTGTCGGGCCTGTACGTGCTGCTCGAGGCCCCGTTCGTGGCGGTGGTGCAGATCATCATCTACGCCGGCGCCATCATGGTGCTGTTCCTGTTCGTGGTGATGTTACTCAACGTGCCGCGCGAAGACACCTCGGAGTGGGACCGGTCGCATCCGCTCTACCGCCCGCTGGCGGTGCGCGTGGGCGGCGCCCTGGCGCTGCTGCTGGCGCTCGAACTGGGCTGGGCCCTGTCGCGCACGGCGGGGCTGGGCGGCGGCGTCGCCGAGGCGCACCCGGCGGTGGCGTCGGTCGCCGAGCTGGGCCGCGTCCTGTTCACCGACTACATGTTTGCGTTTGAAGTGACGTCGATCCTGATCATCGTGGCGATGGTCGGCGCCGTCGTCCTCGCCAAGAAGAGGGAGGACTGACCATGTCAATCGGCCACTATCTCGTGCTCTCGGGCCTGCTGTTCTCGATTGGCGCCGCCGGCGTCTTCCTGCGCCGCAACCTGATTACGCTGCTGCTGTCGGTGGAAATCATGCTGAACGCGGTCAACCTGGCGTTTGTGGCCTTCGGCCGCCAGCTGGGCACCGTGGACGGCCAGATCATCACCTTCTTCGTGATGACGGTGGCCGCCGCCGAGGCGGCGGTGGGCCTGGCCCTGGTGATTGGCCTGTTCCGCCACCGCGAAACGCTCAACCCTGAAGCCTTCACGTCGTTGAAATGGTGAACACAGATGGGGACACCAGGGCCGCAGATGACACAGATGACGCCGATTACGTTGGGAGCCGAGGGATAACGACGTGCTAGCTCTCATTCCATTGCTGCCGTTTGCCGGCTTCCTCGTCAACGCGACGATGGGGCGGCGGCTGCCCAAGGCGGTGACCGGCGGGCTGGCGTCCGCCGTCATGGTGCTGTCGTTCCTGATTGCCGCCATGCAGGTGTGGGCGCTGGCCGGCATGCCGCCGGAATCGCGCCAGATCAACCAGACCCTGTTCACCTGGATCACGGCCGGCGATTTCACGCTCGACCTGGCGCTGCGCCTCGACGCGCTGTCGGCGGTGATGATTCTCGTGATCACCGGCATCGGCTCGCTGATTCACATCTACTCGATCTCCTACATGCACGAGGAAACCGACGCCGAATACGGCCGGTTCTTCTCGTACCTGAACCTGTTCTGCTTCTTCATGCTGATGCTGGTGCTCGGCTCGAACGTCCTGGTGATGTTCGTGGGCTGGGAGGGCGTGGGCCTGTGCTCCTACCTGCTGATTGGCTTCTACTACCAGAAGAAGTCGGCGTCGGACGCGGCCAACAAGGCGTTCATCGTCAACCGCGTCGGCGACTTCGCGTTCATTCTGGGCGCGCTGCTGATGGTGGTGACGTTCAACTCGCTGGACTTCACGACCATCGCGCTGGCGGCGAAGGAACTGCCGCCCGAGGCGACCTTCGGCACGCTGTCGCTGATCACGCTGCTGCTGTTCATCGGCGCCACCGGCAAGTCGGCGCAGATTCCGCTGTATGTGTGGCTGCCCGACGCGATGGAAGGCCCGACCCCGGTGTCGGCCCTCATCCACGCCGCCACCATGGTCACCGCCGGCGTCTATATGATCGGCCGCAACGCCGTGCTGTTCGAGCACGCGCCGATCACCCTGACCGTGGTCGCCGTGGTCGGCGCCGCCACCGCGCTGTTTGCCGGCACCATCGGCCTGGTGCAGAACGACATCAAGCGCGTGCTGGCGTATTCGACGGTGTCGCAGCTGGGCTACATGTTCCTGGCGATGGGCGTCGGCGCGTTCGGCGCCGGCATCTTCCACCTGATGACCCACGCCTTCTTCAAGGCCTGCCTGTTCCTCGGCTCGGGCGCGGTGATTCACGCGCTGCACGGCGAGCAGGACATCCGCAGGATGGGCGGCCTCAAGAAGCACATCCCGATCACCTACTGGACGTTCGTGATTGCGGCGCTGGCCATCGCCGGCATTCCGTTCCTGTCAGGGTTCTTCTCGAAAGACGAGATCCTGTTCGAGACGTTCCTGCACGGCCACCAGATCCTGTGGGGCGTGGGCGCGCTGACGTCGCTGCTGACCGCCACCTACATGTTCCGCCTGGTCCACCTGACCTTCCACGGCGAGGAGCGGTTCGCCTCGGCCGGCCATGGCCACGACGATCCCGGCCACGCCGATCACGGTCACGCGCACGACGCCCATGCCGCCCCGGCGCATGGCATGCACCTGCACGACGCGCCCGCGCCGATGGCGTTCGCGCTGATCGTGCTGGCGGTCGGCTCGATCCTCGCCGGCTACGTCGGCGTGCCGCACGCGCTCGGCGGCCACAACAACCTTGACGCCTGGCTCGAGCCGGCATTCCAGGCCACCAACTGCGGCCAGCCGGTCACCACCGGCGAGCTGGCGGGCATGGCCATCGAGAATTGCCTGCCCGGCGAGGAAGCCGGCGCCGAAGGCGACCACACCGGCCTCGAGCTGTCGCTGATGGGGGTGTCGTCACTGATCGCCTTTGCCGGCATCGGGCTGGCGACGTTCCTGTGGCTGAAGCGCAAGGACATCCCGGCGCAGATGGCCACCCAGTTTTCGGGAGTCCACAAGCTGTTGCTGAACAAGTACTACGTGGATGAAATCTACGACGCGACCATCGTGCAGCCGATCAAGGTGGTGTCGCAGGAGGGCCTGTGGCGCGGCTTCGACGTCAAGGTCGTGGACGGCGCCGTCAACGGCGCCGGTTACTTCGTGAGCGGGGTGAGCATCGTGCTCCGCCTGCTGCAGAACGGGTCGGTTAAGACCTATGCGGCATCCATCTTTGCAGGCGCGGTCGCCATCCTCGCCTTCTACCTCTGGAGATAGCGCGACGTGAACGGGTTGCCCCTACTCTCCATCGCCATCCTGCTCCCCGTCATCGGGGCGGCCCTGCTGTTGTTGGTGTCGAACCGCGACGGCTCGAACAACGGGCTGGTCCGCAACCTGACGCTGGGCATCTCGCTGGTGACGTTTGCGGTCACGCTGCTGTTGTGGG contains:
- the nuoD gene encoding NADH dehydrogenase (quinone) subunit D, translated to MADVRTETMTVNMGPQHPSTHGVLRLVLELDGETVVSVSPTVGYLHTGIEKTCEQKKWQQVIPLVERMDYLGAQSNSLAFCLSVEKMLGLDEQMPARVNAIRVMIAELQRLSSHLVWFGTHAMEIGAITGLLHALREREIIMNLNEMLGGFRFFPSYIRVGGLKEDIPRGYKEAVKAFLDRLPGKIDEYETLITKNPIWLDRTRGVGVISYDDCCRWGLFGPIARAAGGDYDVRRAFPYCDYDTYEFDVIGASNGDVYDRYLTRMAEMRESVKICNQALERIDPVGAWACDDKRVVPPPKDQVYTEMEALIQHFLIYSQGFKVPAGDAYVPVEGPRGEHGCYVVSDGTNRPWRVHMRAPGLFACQALHKFVVGGMIADVIAVIGSLDVVMGDVDR
- the nuoF gene encoding NADH-quinone oxidoreductase subunit NuoF, translated to MSFHPTMPYGTEGWHRSMRATLPEGPEFAYRAEARAKFEEFAAHYAPEHRKSATLHALYLAQEQQGYISNNVTRHVAQVIGCTTAEVEDVVSYYVMFHRNPVGKYVLQVCTTLSCALAGAERVVEELEHKLGIKAGQTDPTGMFTIQQMECLGACDRAPVMMVNNDHWHEHLAPESAGALIDQMKTEGLKALGGCHLAIEGRPESEWRGKTTTPVKPKAVPDYEPVLTKYAFTPGGAEFDHYVKNQAGYEGLKKALGMTPDAVIEDVKKSGLRGRGGAGFPTGLKWQFVDKKSPKPKFIVCNADESEPGTFKDHLLMERNPHLLVEGCLIGCYAIGSKAAYIYIRGEFYHLFPAMQKAIDDARQAGYVGKNIMGSGFDCEVYLHRGAGAYEAGEETALLESLEGKRAQPRFKPPFPAVEGAWGCPTAVNNVETLCNVPLVMTRGAEWFAALGPEKNGGPKLFCVSGAVRRPGVFEAPMKVTLRELIFDYAGGPLDGHTLKAVIPGGSSVPILLPDQIDIPASFDDVQRAGSLLGSAAIMALDETTDMVWLADNLLHFYRHESCGKCTPCREGTDWLYRILHRMMNGQATEKDIALLGSVANQINGKTLCAFGDAAATPVLTTLKLFKPEFEAYVKGTQPKPAAYRAHTKAEAH
- a CDS encoding NADH-quinone oxidoreductase subunit J, with protein sequence MASDALLFYLFAGAAVLGALLVVSQRNPVYSVLALIGSFFGLSGLYVLLEAPFVAVVQIIIYAGAIMVLFLFVVMLLNVPREDTSEWDRSHPLYRPLAVRVGGALALLLALELGWALSRTAGLGGGVAEAHPAVASVAELGRVLFTDYMFAFEVTSILIIVAMVGAVVLAKKRED
- the nuoK gene encoding NADH-quinone oxidoreductase subunit NuoK, with translation MSIGHYLVLSGLLFSIGAAGVFLRRNLITLLLSVEIMLNAVNLAFVAFGRQLGTVDGQIITFFVMTVAAAEAAVGLALVIGLFRHRETLNPEAFTSLKW
- the nuoL gene encoding NADH-quinone oxidoreductase subunit L gives rise to the protein MLALIPLLPFAGFLVNATMGRRLPKAVTGGLASAVMVLSFLIAAMQVWALAGMPPESRQINQTLFTWITAGDFTLDLALRLDALSAVMILVITGIGSLIHIYSISYMHEETDAEYGRFFSYLNLFCFFMLMLVLGSNVLVMFVGWEGVGLCSYLLIGFYYQKKSASDAANKAFIVNRVGDFAFILGALLMVVTFNSLDFTTIALAAKELPPEATFGTLSLITLLLFIGATGKSAQIPLYVWLPDAMEGPTPVSALIHAATMVTAGVYMIGRNAVLFEHAPITLTVVAVVGAATALFAGTIGLVQNDIKRVLAYSTVSQLGYMFLAMGVGAFGAGIFHLMTHAFFKACLFLGSGAVIHALHGEQDIRRMGGLKKHIPITYWTFVIAALAIAGIPFLSGFFSKDEILFETFLHGHQILWGVGALTSLLTATYMFRLVHLTFHGEERFASAGHGHDDPGHADHGHAHDAHAAPAHGMHLHDAPAPMAFALIVLAVGSILAGYVGVPHALGGHNNLDAWLEPAFQATNCGQPVTTGELAGMAIENCLPGEEAGAEGDHTGLELSLMGVSSLIAFAGIGLATFLWLKRKDIPAQMATQFSGVHKLLLNKYYVDEIYDATIVQPIKVVSQEGLWRGFDVKVVDGAVNGAGYFVSGVSIVLRLLQNGSVKTYAASIFAGAVAILAFYLWR